The proteins below are encoded in one region of Brachionichthys hirsutus isolate HB-005 chromosome 12, CSIRO-AGI_Bhir_v1, whole genome shotgun sequence:
- the slc4a3 gene encoding anion exchange protein 3 — translation MATGGHVPEIDVLINLQQVKEEEEDEEGSMNGQDEEEEEEKDLEKALSVERFGDIISDSASTGGDRMGRNYTEKDFEYHRHTFHHTHHPLSTHLPLPQRLRKRVHSSDRRRKKKRKKKKTSLPPSDVTPTIHEVDEEEAQSETDERGKVAVNTELREVQPQFSLGSQEDLEKVPPLTSFHMENEEHPSSGTVTPTQIKGETRNGEIPALEQEAEEATCSRSAITASITTRGWFRRKPVHHRLTGAPRSNYDLRERLCIGSMIALETAVYQQVPTDEAEAQMLASADLDDMKSHRFEDNPGVRRHLVKKSSRCQMSRASNSSTPLSSLKKKKKRATDKKTHELFVELNELIVEKDHDMRWKERARWIKFEEDVEEETDRWGKPHVASLSFRSLLELRRTITHGAVLLDLEQNSLPGIAHLVVETMIISDQIRAEDRPSVLRALLLKHSHPSDLKHRFHRHHSSSSLHGGFNHNHVQDTNQPLVTEEHDEHHDKGPPVYDPKQDKSLHPLPPESHPAAARSMKLLAKIPKEAEAVIVLVGCVEFLEQPAMAFVRLNEAVLLESVLEVPVPVRFIFVLLGPSQANVDYHEIGRSFATLMSDKTFHEVAYFADDRQDLLNGINEFLDCSIVIPQSDVEGKDLLKTVADFQKQMLRKRKEREDKKHHSSSGMEQNNKEASPEEEEEGDQEVDPLKRSGIPFGGLIHDIRRRYPHYVSDLKDALDTQCLAAVIFIYFAALSPTITFGGLLGEKTQGMMGVTELIVSTATLGVIFSLLGGQPLLIIGFSGPLLVFEEAFYKFCQSYNFEYLTGRVWIGFWLIVIVLVMVAAEGSFLVRYISPFTQEIFAFLISLIFIYETFSKLIKVFEEHPLLAAYPRDTTPATGLQGVDYIRSQPNTALLSLVLMMGTFFVAFFLRKFRNSRFLGGKARRIIGDFGIPISILVSVLVDYSIPDTYTQKLNVPSGFSVTSPDKRSWFISPFGDKQPFPTWMMGASVVPAVLVFILIFMETQITSLIVSKKERHLVKGSGFHLDLLLIVILGAVCPLFGLPWLTAATVRSVTHVNALTVMSKATAPGEKPMIQEVKEQRLTGLLVSVLVGMSMVMTDVLRLIPLAVLFGIFLYMGVTSLTGIQLYERITLMVTPAKHHPDHIYVTKVKTWRMNMFTLTQLACIVALWVVKSTVASLAFPFVLIMTVPLRRLILSRVFEERELQALDCDEDSPNFDEDGRDEYNEIHMLV, via the exons ATGGCGACAGGGGGTCACGTCCCTGAGATAGACGTGTTGATCAACCTCCAGCAG gtgaaggaggaggaggaagatgaggaaggatCAATGAACGGgcaggacgaggaagaggaagaggagaaggactTGGAGAAGGCTCTTTCCGTGGAGCGCTTTGGGGACATCATCAGCGACTCTGCTTCGACAGGTGGAGACAGGATGGGTCGAAACTACACGGAGAAAGACTTTGAAT ATCACAGACACACGTTTCACCATACGCACCACCCTTTATCCACCCACCTGCCCCTGCCCCAGCGTTTACGCAAGAGGGTGCACAGCTCAGACAGGAGGCGCAAAAAGAaacggaagaaaaaaaagacctcCTTGCCGCCCTCCGACGTTACACCAACCATCCACGAGGTAGACGAGGAAGAGGCGCAGTCTGAGACGGACGAACGGGGGAAGGTCGCCGTGAACACGGAGCTGCGTGAAGTCCAGCCACAG ttTAGTTTGGGGAGCCAAGAAGATTTGGAGAAAGTCCCACCTCTTACATCCTTCCACATGGAAAATGAGGAACATCCATCGTCAGGGACGGTCACACCCacccagataaagggggagacTCGTAATGGGGAGATTCCTGCTCTTGAACAGGAGGCAGAGGAAGCAACATGCAGCAGGTCGGCTATTACAGC TTCCATCACGACCCGCGGCTGGTTCAGGAGGAAGCCCGTCCACCACCGCCTGACAGGGGCCCCGCGGAGCAACTACGACCTGCGTGAGCGGCTCTGCATCGGCAGCATGATCGCCCTGGAAACGGCTGTCTACCAGCAGGTGCCCACCGACGAGGCCGAGGCCCAGATGCTGGCCAGCGCAGACCTGGACGACATGAAAA GCCACAGGTTCGAGGACAACCCCGGCGTCAGACGCCACCTGGTGAAGAAGTCGTCCCGATGCCAGATGAGCCGGGCCAGCAACAGTTCCACTCCATTGAGCAgcttgaagaagaagaagaagagagcaaCAGACAAGAAGACGCATGAG TTATTTGTGGAACTGAACGAGCTGATCGTGGAGAAGGATCATGACATGCGTTGGAAGGAGCGCGCCCGCTGGATCAAGTTtgaggaggacgtggaggaggagacggaccGCTGGGGCAAGCCTCATGTGGCGTCGCTCTCCTTCCGCAGCTTGTTGGAGCTTCGCCGCACCATCACACACG gcGCCGTCCTTCTGGACCTCGAGCAGAACTCTCTGCCCGGCATCGCCCATCTGGTGGTGGAGACGATGATCATCTCTGATCAGATCAGAGCTGAGGACAGGCCCAGCGTTCTCCGCGCTCTGCTTCTCAAGCACAG CCATCCAAGTGACCTGAAGCATCGGTTTCACCGCCACCACTCATCTAGCAGTCTCCACGGCGGCTTCAATCACAACCACGTCCAGGACACCAATCAGCCGCTGGTGACCGAGGAGCACGACGAACATCACGATAAAGGGCCGCCGGTCTATGACCCGAAGCAGGAC AAATCTCTCCACCCGCTGCCTCCCGAGAGCCATCCGGCCGCAGCCAGATCGATGAAACTCCTTGCCAAAATTCCCAAAGAGGCAGAAGCTGTCATTGTTCTCGTTG GCTGTGTTGAGTTTCTGGAGCAGCCAGCCATGGCCTTCGTCCGACTGAATGAAGCGGTTCTCCTGGAGTCGGTGCTCGAGGTCCCGGTTCCTGTTCGCTTCATTTTCGTCTTGCTCGGTCCAAGTCAGGCCAACGTGGACTATCACGAGATCGGACGCTCCTTCGCCACTCTCATGTCTGATAAG ACATTCCACGAGGTGGCCTATTTTGCGGACGACAGGCAAGACCTCCTGAACGGTATCAATGAATTCCTGGACTGCAGCATCGTCATCCCCCAGTCTGATGTGGAGGGCAAGGACCTCTTGAAGACTGTGGCAGACTTCcagaaacagatgctgcgcaagaggaaggagagggaagacAAGAAGCACCACTCCTCATCTGGAatggaacaaaacaacaaag AGGCTagtccggaggaggaggaggaaggagaccaGGAGGTGGACCCATTAAAGCGCTCTGGGATTCCTTTCGGCGGCCTGATCCACGACATCCGCCGCCGCTACCCGCACTATGTCAGCGACTTAAAAGACGCCTTGGACACACAGTGCCTCGCCGCTGTCATCTTCATCTATTTCGCTGCGCTTTCGCCCACCATTACCTTCGGAGGGCTGCTGG GAGAAAAAACACAAGGCATGATGGGAGTGACTGAGCTTATTGTGTCAACTGCAACTCTCGGAGTTATATTCTCACTGCTTGGTGGTCAACCTCTCCTCATCATTGGTTTTTCGGGACCCTTACTGGTGTTTGAAGAAGCCTTCTACAAG TTCTGTCAGTCCTACAACTTCGAGTACCTGACTGGCCGAGTGTGGATTGGATTCTGGCTCATTGTCATCGTCCTGGTGATGGTGGCCGCTGAAGGAAGCTTTCTCGTTCGCTACATCTCACCCTTCACTCAAGAGATATTTGCATTCCTCATCTCTCTCATCTTCATCTATGAGACTTTTTCAAAGCTCATCAAG GTGTTTGAGGAGCATCCACTTTTGGCAGCGTACCCCCGTGACACCACCCCAGCTACCGGGCTTCAAGGCGTCGACTACATCAGAAGCCAGCCCAACACCGCCCTGCTGTCTCTGGTGCTCATGATGGGAACTTTCTTTGTTGCTTTCTTCCTCAGGAAATTCCGGAACAGCCGCTTTTTAGGCGGGAAG GCAAGAAGAATCATTGGTGACTTTGGCATCCCCATCTCCATCTTAGTGTCGGTACTGGTGGATTACAGCATTCCTGACACCTACACTCAG AAACTGAATGTGCCGTCGGGCTTTTCGGTGACCTCCCCCGACAAGAGAAGTTGGTTCATCAGTCCCTTCGGTGACAAGCAGCCGTTTCCCACCTGGATGATGGGCGCGTCTGTCGTACCTGCCGTGCTTGTCTTTATCCTCATTTTCATGGAAACTCAAATCACTTC ATTGATTGTCAGTAAGAAGGAGCGCCATTTGGTTAAAGGCTCAGGCTTCCACCTGGATCTTCTCCTCATTGTCATTCTGGGAGCCGTCTGCCCTCTCTTTGGTTTGCCGTGGCTCACCGCGGCCACCGTGCGATCCGTCACCCACGTCAACGCCCTAACCGTCATGAGCAAGGCCACGGCGCCCGGCGAGAAGCCCATGATccaggaggtgaaggagcaaAGGCTGACTGGGCTTCTTGTGTCTGTTCTTGTTG GCATGTCGATGGTGATGACGGACGTGCTCCGCCTCATCCCTCTGGCTGTGCTCTTCGGCATCTTCTTGTACATGGGCGTGACTTCTCTAACTGGCATCCAACTGTACGAACGCATCACGCTCATGGTCACGCCCGCCAAGCATCACCCAGACCACATCTACGTCACCAAG GTGAAAACGTGGCGTATGAACATGTTCACCCTAACGCAGTTGGCGTGCATCGTGGCCCTGTGGGTAGTCAAGTCCACCGTGGCCTCCCTGGCGTTTCCCTTTGTCCTCATCATGACGGTGCCGCTGCGCCGTCTCATCCTCTCCAGGGTCTTTGAGGAACGAGAGCTCCAGGCG CTGGATTGTGACGAGGATTCTCCCAACTTCGACGAAGACGGCCGCGACGAGTACAACGAGATCCACATGCTTGTGTAA